Part of the Roseobacter litoralis Och 149 genome, ATGTTGCATCGCTAACCGATCCCGGCGTGCCGGGGTTGAATGGTCAGGCAAGCGTTATCAATCTGGATGCGCAGGGCAGCGCCGAAGTGGCGACTCCGGGTTTTGCAAGTCAGGGACATGCGCGGCGTTACCGCGTGACCATTCCCGCCTTTTCGCTGGATTATGCGGCGACCCCGCATGTGGGGCTGGCGCTTCAGGCGCGTTTGCGCGAGGCTGTCGCACCGGGGCGGGCAGGGGGCTATGGCCCACGCAGCAAACTGACCTATGCGTCAGACCCACGCTCGCGGCCGACGCAGGTGATTGATATCGTGCGGCTGGCCAGCCTTCCCGATGCAAAGGGCGAGTGCCATGCGATTGTCGAATGGCAATCTGTGCCGGGGGCCGAGGGCTACATCCTGTATCAAAGCACCGAAACCAGAATGCTCGCCAGCCGGAATCTGGCTGAGGCTTTGCCCGGTGTGTCTTTGAGCGACCGACTGTCCACCCTGAAAACCGAATTTGCCAGCAAACCGGACCGGCGGGACTTCAATCGGGTCAACAAGAAACTGCTGACGGGCACCAATCTGGACGTGGCTTTGCCGCGCGGGTCCCAAGCCATTCATCTATTTGTCGTTATTCCCATAAGTACGGGCGGCGTCGAAGGCCCATGGCCAAGCGGGCCGACCGCAGATGAGGCGATGATACCCTTTGTGGCCCCACGCATTGCAACGCCCGCCCCACCAACCATCGAAGCCTTGCCCGTCGAAGGCCCCGGCGGGTTTGCCGCGCGCATCAGAGTTGAAACCCGCCCCGCGTCAGGCGCAAGGCCGGGTCGTGTTGATATCTATCGAACACGTGTTGCGGATGCGGCGCGCCGGTTGGACAGTATGGGGCCACCTCTGGTGTCGCTGACAGGGAGCACTGCCGAGTGGGCAGCCAGTTCTGACACCAATGGATCAGAAACCTGGATTACTGATATCACCGGCAATGATGCTCCATCCGGGTCCTGGAAACCACAATGGTACCGCGCTATCGCATGGGGCTTGGATGATCCGCAACGCGGTATTCGCAAGGGCCGTGGCAGACCGTCCCCTGCAGTTTCGATTGTCATCCCACCCGATGGCCCACCACAGTTGAGCCCGCCCGTGCTTGTCTGGCCGGGTGGCGGGAATCTGGGCGATATACTTGTGTCATTCAATTCAGACGCACCGGTTGATCCCACCGAACTTGGATCGCACAGGATATCGGTCGATGTCCGGTTCGATGGAGAAGACCTGTCGCATTTCTATACTGTCGCACCTGAGGCTGCTGATGACCCGCGCAATCCGGGCGAGAAACTGCCCGGTGCAACGCCGCTGAATCTGGTGAGTGAAGTGCCGACAACAATGCAGACAGCATTCTGGCGCGAGCCTGACGGGTCAGCCCGAAACTATCGCGTCTTTATTCGACGCCCCGCTGCTATGCCCGGCGGCAGTGTCACGCTCAGGCTCACCGACCCGATTGGCCGGGTGACTGAACACTTGGCCCGCTTTGCTCAAGGCTCGATCGTTCCTTTGCCAACCCTCAGCGATGTGGACAGCTTTAGCATCTCTGGCCGTGGAACGGTTTATTCTGTCACAACCGATGCGCCCATCTCTGGGCCGCTTGAATACAAGGTCCGGATCACGATCAGACCAACCTCAGGCGGCGGCGGTATTCTTGGGCCGGACCGTTTGCGCGCCCTGCGCGACCAGACAGAGGAATTTGGCCGCTTTGGTCGCCAATCCGGCAGCGATCCGGAATTTGCCGGTAGCAGAAAAATACCGCGGTTTGAGCCGCGCCCCGGTCCTATCATTGATCTGGGGTCCAACAGGCCGAAATCGCAGTTCAGGACTGATGGCAAGAACCTCGTCTATGAGGCACCGCTTGATGAAATACCTGTTGGCGGCGTTCCGGCCAAGACAAACGCCAAATCGCCGCTCTATTCCGCCAGCCGCCAGAGCATCGGAGTGCGCACCGGCATCACGGTATTCGCGCGCTCGGATCTGCGGGCGATCACCTTTGAGATCATCATGCCCGACGGGCGGCGCGTCTCAAGTTCAGATCGGGAGTGACCTAAGTGACACAGCTTAACGTCTTTACGCTGACACCACAGGCCGCTGCACAGGCCCTGCAGGATAATGGGCTGGATGCTTTGGGCCTGACCATGGCGCGCCTGTCAAATGCCTGGGGCAGCGCCAATCCGACTTTTGATTCTAACACATTGAGATTGGCACCATCGGGCAACGCACTGGCCCCATTTCGCGGCACGCTGGAGTATCTTGATCAGGGCCATGAATTCCGGGATGTAACGGGGGCTGGCATTGCCGGGCCGGTTGCGGCCTTTCGACTTCACCCCCAAGCCGTTGAACGCCTCAGCCGCTTGATGGCGCGATATGCCGTGGCCCCTGCACCGCACCACCGCCCCGTGCCGGAAACGCTGGTGTTTACAGGGGCGGTTCCCATGCCGGACCGGTCGCCCCAAACCTATGAGCCGGGTGAAAGCCTTGGTCGCACGGAACCGATGAGCTTTCATGACGGGCGCGGGTTGATCATTGACCCGATTTCCATCGCGGCATTGTTTGATGATCTGATCACCAGTTTTCCGGCCCTCGATTTCTCAAACGGTGGGGGCACAGGCGGCGCAGGCGGGATTGGTGCGATTGCAACCGGTCTGGGTGCTGCATCCGGCGTTGTGGTGCAGGTGGTGGATCTGCATGGATCGCCCTTCGTGAGCCATCTGGGCGATGTCGGTGTGGAAAAGCAGGCCGCTGATACCACATCCACGGGAGTTCCAAATGCCTCGGGGCTGATGACACTGGCTGCAAATGAAACGGTTGCTGCGACCGGCGCGAATGCTGCAAGCCGCGTGCGCTTGGGGTGGGCGACGGGCGGCACTTTGGCTGCCGGGCCCTTGACGCAGCCCGCGCTGCCGGGTGGCGTGTCGTTGCCGAGACAGTTCCTGCGCGCCTATGCGGTTGATCTGGATTGGCATCTGCGTGGGAACCGCACCACCAGCGCCGTTGCTGGTGTGCCCGGTGAGGATGGGGATATGCCGTCGGATCTGAAACCGCAGGTGCGAACCGAAGTTGTGATAGACTACGTCGTCGATGGCCCGGACCTGATGGCGCGTGCGGATGCTGTGCTTGCAAGGGTTGATGGTGCACCGGGCAATCCGCTGATGTTTGCCGTCGCGCCGATTATTGACGATTTGGTCCCTGCGCCAACCGCGCCGGGTGCGGCGGCCCGCTGGCCTGCGTTTCCGACCCCGGCAGGTATTGGCATGTTCGGCCCAAACCCGGCGCCGATCGTAGGAGCCACGGCGACATGGACTGCGGATGAAGATGTTATCGTTCAGATCGTTGCTGACGCTGTGCCCGATGGCAGTGCTGTCAGGCTTTATAATCAACGGTTTATTTCCATTCCCGCAATCGGAGAGACGCCGTCATTCAAACGCGGGGATGGCGGTGCTGCAATTGCGGTGGCAGGCCAGCCGACGCTGATCCGGGTGCACAACCCGCTTGGCCTGAGCGCAGGTGACCCCAAGCCGGACCCGGCGACGCTGGTCTTTGATCTGGTGGTCACACCACGCGGACAAAACCGGCGTCTGTTTGCCGCCCGAACTTTGCAGATTGCGCCCGGACCTGCCGCTCTGCCGCCTGATGTCTTTGCACCTGCGCTCGATCGTATGGGCGGTCTGTCCGATAATTTGAAATCGGTGGCCCCAGTCCCGATTTTCGGTACGGATGCCGGGCCTGATGATGGCGCAGCTGGCACGCCCGTTGATGCGGCACGTGCGCTGGCGTCCGAAACGGTGCCGCGCATTGGGCCGAGGCTCCCGACTATGGCGCGTCTGGAAGGCATCGTCGTCAGTGGCATCGGCTCGGTCAATGTCAGCGCCGGTCTTGACTGGGACGGGGTGCTGAGTGCCGCGTCCTGGTCGCGTGATACGATGTCAGCCAGCCATGCGCAGGGCAACCCGGGCAACCCGCCCGGGCCGGATACCCACAGTAGTGCTGTGCGTGTCGAGGGGGCGCTGGGCTATGACCTCGCACGCCACGCAGTGCGCCGTGTGCAGCCATTCATTCCCTTGCCCGGTGGCCCTCCTGTCGGGCAGGCGCCGGGCTGGTTGGCGATGTCAGGAGGGGATAATATGAACCCGCCCGTGCGGGCAGGTGGGGCACCCGCAGGAGCCACATCATCCGGTGTGTTGCTGCAATCCATCGCGGCAGTGGCCGAAACGCCAGAACTGTCGCTATTGCCTGATGGCAACCCGCTCAACTCAGCCACTCCACTTGATTTGCAAACTGTTATCAATGATGTGGCTGGTGCGTTGGGACTGCCGGCCCCCACGGTGGATGTGACAAATGGTAACCGCTTGCTGAACGAGTTGCGTCGCGAATATGAGCTGTCGGTCCACGGGGCGCGCGATGCGCTGTGGTCTTTGGCGCGAGCGTTTCACGAAGCGCAGGAATTGGTTTACGTGGAAACGGCTGGCCTTGCCCGCACAGTTCATGCCGGTGCTGGCAGCGGTGCGGTCTCGGTGGACCTGATCCAGATATTGGCCGATCGTCTGGCTGTGCAACCGCGGCTCAAGGTCATTCTATGCACCCCGCGCGAAACCGACTTTATCAATCCGCCATATGTGCGCGCCGCGATCCAGTTGCGCAACGAAGCGCTGCTGGCGCTGCAAAGCGTGGCCGCAGATCGTGTGGTCGCCTTTCACCCGGGCGCCTTTCCGGGGCGGGCTGCGCGGCTGCAGGGCACGACCGTCGTTGTGGATGATGTCTATTCCCTGACCGGTGCCACACATTTGCGCAGACGTGGTATCAGCTTTGATGGCAGTGCTGCGGTGGCCTCTGTCGATCATACCATCGCCCAAGGTTACAGCGCCAAGGTGCGAAATCAGCGCATCCAATCGATGGCTGGACGTCTCGGTGTCGTGCCGAGAGATGCCAGTGGGTTACCCTCGTCGGACTTTATCCGGCTGCAGCGCCCCACGGCGGCATTTTCGTTGGTGCAGGACCTCGTCGAACAAGGCGGTCTGGGACGGTTGGAGCCGAACTGGGACGGACCGACAGACGCAAGCGTCATCGCGCAAACGGCCGCTGTTGCGGACCCTGACGGCAGCGATGGAGCCAACCTGTCCCTGTTTCTGGCAGCCCTTCTGGCATGAAACCAAAGACGGTCTGGAAACGCCAGACGCGGGCTATTTCTTGGCCGCAGCGGCCTCTGCTGCTTCCTGCTCTATCTGTGCCTGCACTGCACCGCTTGCTGCTGCTTCGACGGTGGTGCGTTGCACATCACTCAGGTCGTCATGATCCTCCAGGCCGGGCATCGCGACGCGAACTTCCCGACGGGCAAATTCGATGCCGTTTGCTTCGAACTCTTTGCGGACACGGTTGTAGATTTCTTTGCGGATGGTGAATTGCGTGCCGGGTTTGGCCATGAACTTACCACGCATGACAATGCCCACATCGTCGAACTGAAACACGCCCTGGCTTTTGAAGGGCTCAAGAAAATCATCCTTGAATAGCGGGTCTTCCAGCATTTCCGCACCGATTTTCTTGAAGATCTTTTTGACCTTGTTGGGGTCGGTGTCAAAGGGCACCGTAAACATCAGCTTCATGATCACCCAGTCGCGGCTGAAATTGGTGACCTTTTCCACGCTGCCATAGGGGATCGTATGCACATTGCCGCGGTGGTGACGCAATTGCATGGAGCGTATGGAGATCTTTTCGACCGCGCCCATCGTGCCACCAACGTCGACGTATTCTCCGACCCGGAATGCATCATCAATCAAAAAGAAAATGCCTGATACGATATCGGTGACGAGTTTCTGCGCCCCGAAACCAATGGCCAGACCAAGTATCCCCGCCCCGGCAAGCAGTGGCGTAATGTCGATGCCAAGCGTGCCCACGGCAAGCAAACCAAAGACGACGCCAATGGCGATTTGTGAGGCCATCAGGATCAGCGGCAAAACGGTGGCAAGGCGCGAACCGCCCGCTCCGCCGCCTTCACCGGCTTCCTGATCCGACGTCAGGCTGGAGGATTGTTCACGTGTAAGGCGGCGGTTGATCCACAGCGACATCAGCTCGAACACGATGTAACCGACCGCACAAGTGACCAGAAACTCAATCAGATTGCCGATGAATTGCTCACCTGCACTGGTCGCGCCCACGTTGGACAGATCGATTTCCCAAGCGCCGGCAATGATGAGGACAATCATGCCAAAAGCGAGCACGCGCCCGATGCGGATCAGGCTTCGTTTGTTGGATTTGTACGCCTGCTCTGCGACGGGACCTTCACCGATCATCGGAGGTTGCAGGTGGCGCACCAGACCGCGGATGATGGTATCAATAATCGGGGCCATGAGCAGCCAGAACATCGTGGTGTAATGCGGTGCTTTCAGCAGCAACGCGATATTGCCAAAGCCCGCAACAATCGTCGACAGCGCCCAGGTAAAGACGGACACAACGACCGCAAATACCGGATAGTACTGCGCGACCTGCTCATCATATCTGGTGCGGTCAGGGTCATTGCCCCGCATCATTTCGACAAGACCATCGCGGGCCGTCCATGCGATGACGATGATATAGACGTGCAGCGCAAATGTGAGCCAGAAACCGAGGCGGGTCTCGCCGATGGGCACGCCGAATTGGGCGTTAAAACCGATGATGAACATCGTGAAACCGCCCAGCAAACCCAATCCGATCAGGTTCCGGTGCAGGTATTTCGCCCAGTGATCACTCACGCTGACGAGACGGTACTGCGGCTCATACGGGGCAAGCGCAAAGCGCGACAACGCCGCAATCAGCCTTGGCACCAGCACCAAGAGGCGCACCGCCGGAGCAAGGATGGCAATCTGCTGTGGGGTCAGGAAAGACGCGCCAACGATGCGGATAACGATGTAGAAAACGGCAAGACCCAGAATTTCCCGCCCGAACCGTTTGGCCAGAAAGAACAGTGTATCACGCAGTGACCCTGTCTCTTGGACGATTGCTTTTTTGGTACGCCGCTCCAGCGTCTTGGTAACCAGGAGTTCTGCCGCATAGCCTACAGCCAGGATGCCAATCAAAAGCCCGAACAAAACCGCAAGGCCACTCGCGCCGAAACTCGTTGCGAAATTGCCGAAAGCTTCGAACTGGCGCACAAACAGGATCGGAACGCGCTGAACAGCCTCAACGATGGGTGTGTAGAACGCTTCCCATGTGCGTGTCGCAGCTAGCGCGAGTGATTGAATTTCAGCTGTTTCTTCGGCGTTTCCCGTTGCGACGGCATCGAGCCTGTCCAGCAGCATGACCCGCACCTGATCGTCCGACATGCGCGCAACCATTTCGCGGATGGCCTCGGACGACAGCGGATCGGGCATCTGTGTCGTGTCAGGTTGGCTCGTTACTGTTTGCGCGTGAACTCCGGGTCCGGGCGCAACAATTGCAGCGAAAATCAATGAAAAAAAGATGACTAGAGGCAGCGCGAAACGAGTTAGCATGCATATTTCCTGAGGCTATTACCTTCGCCTTAAGCATCATGTCGTTTTTTTGCAACCAATAAGTGCGAGCAATTGTCGCGCATCCTATCGCCACAAAGCGCCTGAACGCTTTGGCGGGCGACGTGCCGATCATCGCTTAACGTGCAATCACTTGCGTGTCTGTCGTGTTTCTGGATGAGGAGGGGATCACATCAATGCGCAATCGGCACCCGGCGGCAAAGGTGCGGCACCTTCTGGCAGCGTCGGCGAATATTCGAAACTTGCAATGCTTGTGCCGCTGTCAAAAGCGATGAACAGCTGGTTCGATCCGGGTCGTATGGCGATGCCTTCCGGGTCCATGCCGTATTCCAGAAGCGAGGCGGTCGCCAGCAACTGGCCGTCGGCGTCAAATTCATACAGGCTGTTCGTCCCTTCCATGTCATCTACGATCAACAAATGCCCGCTGCGCGGATCGCGCGCGATCCCTTGCGCTTCGCTTAGAGGTTGGGTCAATGTCATCGTGTCGATCCGGCGGATAATTTCGCCCGACGGGGACATCCAGGTCAGATATTCAGGGTCGTCTTCGACCATGATCAAGGTGCCATCTGCATCAACGGCCAACCCTTCTGTATCGGCCCATTGCGATGAAATCCGAAATGGATCAGCAAGCGCGACCCCGTTTTTCGTTATGCGCTGAAAGCTTCCGGCTCCGTCTGCGACGAGTAAATTCTCCCCTTCGATGGTGATCGCCTTGATCCGGGAAAGTCCTGAAGAAATGCGGCGCAGTTCCAGCCCATCCAGCGTCAAAAGAATGGCTTCGGGGCCTTCGTTTGCAATCCAAAGCCCACAAAAGGCCGGATCGTAATCAAGGCTGGAGGGATAATTCAGATCAAACTGGCCTGTCAATTTCAAGTCCAGTGCAGACGCCGGACCTGCAAGCGTCATGCAAACCAAGGTGATGAGACGATACATTGTGGTACCTCCGTTTAACGGTGAGTGACTTCTTTGAGACCTTTCAATGACGACGGCGCGCGTGCCGGTTTTTTACACACTGCCACAATACTTGACGCGAGTATCGGTTTTTCCATCAAGGGCTGCACCGGGATACCCCGTTACAGTTTGTACTGCGTCGGGATGCTGTTCCGGTCATGCAAGGTAGGCATCCCAAAGCGTTGACAGATCAACCTTTGCCTCCAAACGCCCGCAGAGAAGAAACACCCCGCCGAGTTTTCTCTGCAACAGCAGAACATCGATCGGTAAGGGTGGCGGTACGAAACCCTCTTGGGCCAGCGCCATGCCTTCTGTTTGCATCTGTTGGGATAAATCTGTTGCGGCAAACTCGAATTCTGTGCTGTCGCGCAGCACGCCAAAAGCAAGTCGGATCATTTTTACAATCCGGTTTTTGTGTGTCTCAGGCGTCTCTGCCACAAAGAACCCGATGTCTTGCGCCGTTTGCGCGATCGCGCCTTTGTCGTCGCTCAGCCCCGCGCGCATCAACGCGCGGTATTGACGTACTATGACCGGATCGAGTGCGCGCGTTGCGCCAAAATCAAGCAAGACTATCTGCCCGGTTTCAGGTTGATACAGATAGTTTGCAAAGTTTGGGTCAGTTTGCATCAGGCCAAATTCGAAAAGCTCTTTCAAAGTCAGCTCTATAAGATTTCTCGCGATCCGGTTGCGCGTGTCCTGCGGCGCATTCTGTGCGCTTTCGATTGGTTCCCCGTCGACATAGCTCATCGCAAGAATGCCGGGCGTCGTCCAGTCGCGGTAAAGTTCGGGGACAATGAACGCCGGATTGTCGTGCAATAACGTGCTAAAGCGCGCGAGTTGCGCGCCTTCCAGAACGTAATCGGTTTCGTCATGCAATTGTTTGCGCGCTTCTTCAAGATATGGCGCGAGCTCAAACCCTTTCGGCAAGAGACCCGACATCCGC contains:
- a CDS encoding mechanosensitive ion channel family protein, with the protein product MLTRFALPLVIFFSLIFAAIVAPGPGVHAQTVTSQPDTTQMPDPLSSEAIREMVARMSDDQVRVMLLDRLDAVATGNAEETAEIQSLALAATRTWEAFYTPIVEAVQRVPILFVRQFEAFGNFATSFGASGLAVLFGLLIGILAVGYAAELLVTKTLERRTKKAIVQETGSLRDTLFFLAKRFGREILGLAVFYIVIRIVGASFLTPQQIAILAPAVRLLVLVPRLIAALSRFALAPYEPQYRLVSVSDHWAKYLHRNLIGLGLLGGFTMFIIGFNAQFGVPIGETRLGFWLTFALHVYIIVIAWTARDGLVEMMRGNDPDRTRYDEQVAQYYPVFAVVVSVFTWALSTIVAGFGNIALLLKAPHYTTMFWLLMAPIIDTIIRGLVRHLQPPMIGEGPVAEQAYKSNKRSLIRIGRVLAFGMIVLIIAGAWEIDLSNVGATSAGEQFIGNLIEFLVTCAVGYIVFELMSLWINRRLTREQSSSLTSDQEAGEGGGAGGSRLATVLPLILMASQIAIGVVFGLLAVGTLGIDITPLLAGAGILGLAIGFGAQKLVTDIVSGIFFLIDDAFRVGEYVDVGGTMGAVEKISIRSMQLRHHRGNVHTIPYGSVEKVTNFSRDWVIMKLMFTVPFDTDPNKVKKIFKKIGAEMLEDPLFKDDFLEPFKSQGVFQFDDVGIVMRGKFMAKPGTQFTIRKEIYNRVRKEFEANGIEFARREVRVAMPGLEDHDDLSDVQRTTVEAAASGAVQAQIEQEAAEAAAAKK
- a CDS encoding ABC1 kinase family protein, whose translation is MSDKTDDPRALAVPSGRIARLSRLSSMTAGVAGNMAVNGLAQLGQGQRPSMRDLLLTPQNITRVADQLAKMRGAAMKIGQLMSMDTGDVLPPELAQIMARLRDDAHFMPPAQLKQVLNANWPDDWLQKYKKFDVRPIAAASIGQVHRAQLKDGRDLAIKVQYPGVAKSIDSDVANVGVLMRMSGLLPKGFELAPYLEEARKQLHDETDYVLEGAQLARFSTLLHDNPAFIVPELYRDWTTPGILAMSYVDGEPIESAQNAPQDTRNRIARNLIELTLKELFEFGLMQTDPNFANYLYQPETGQIVLLDFGATRALDPVIVRQYRALMRAGLSDDKGAIAQTAQDIGFFVAETPETHKNRIVKMIRLAFGVLRDSTEFEFAATDLSQQMQTEGMALAQEGFVPPPLPIDVLLLQRKLGGVFLLCGRLEAKVDLSTLWDAYLA